In Lactococcus paracarnosus, a genomic segment contains:
- a CDS encoding APC family permease encodes MKQEKTRRFGLLMSIAMIVGIVIGSGIFFKADDILIQTNGNVMMGCLVLLFGAIGIIFGGITISEWAKLTDDAGGLIVYAEKAFGRVFAFLLGWFQSTVYFPALVAIVAFVASNYTVALFPQLNFSGSGVWLVSLIYLLLIYVMNIMSSKLSEFFQTSSMFIKLIPLFLIAIFGLIFGDPSGLSSHAITLPVMMSSTGAIVAVAFSYDGWAIAPAIGHEIKNSKRNLPIALIISPLIILIVYVSYFVGISLLIGPKEIMQMGDLAFSAAAEKLFGPVGQKLMLITVIISVLGTLNGLVVANIRAPYFLALRKELPYSKKISHLHPRFNISLLSVMLSFAMVLVWLGIHFMSISFPSVRRFGIDISSIPIVIMYLFYGFLYIGIMIRAAKGLIKNKLVGFVCPLLALAGALLILYGGLTGSNGIIYLIVSMLILVSGLVLYYSMRVKRN; translated from the coding sequence ATGAAACAAGAAAAAACGCGTAGATTTGGCTTACTGATGTCAATTGCAATGATTGTGGGTATTGTAATCGGATCAGGTATATTTTTTAAAGCTGATGATATTCTGATTCAGACGAATGGTAATGTCATGATGGGCTGCCTGGTACTATTATTTGGCGCAATAGGCATTATTTTTGGCGGTATTACCATTTCAGAGTGGGCCAAATTGACAGATGATGCAGGCGGCTTGATCGTTTATGCTGAGAAAGCATTTGGTCGTGTATTTGCCTTTTTATTAGGTTGGTTTCAAAGCACAGTTTATTTTCCAGCCTTGGTTGCTATTGTTGCTTTTGTTGCGTCAAATTATACGGTGGCACTTTTTCCGCAACTCAATTTTTCAGGTAGTGGCGTTTGGTTAGTTAGCTTGATTTATTTGCTTTTGATTTATGTCATGAATATCATGTCTAGTAAACTATCTGAGTTTTTTCAGACATCATCCATGTTTATCAAGTTAATCCCCTTATTTTTAATCGCAATTTTCGGCTTGATTTTTGGTGATCCAAGTGGGTTATCGTCACATGCCATTACCTTGCCGGTTATGATGTCATCGACAGGTGCCATTGTTGCGGTTGCCTTTTCCTATGATGGCTGGGCGATTGCACCAGCTATTGGTCATGAAATAAAAAATTCAAAACGAAATTTACCGATTGCCTTGATTATCAGTCCACTGATTATTTTGATTGTGTATGTCAGTTATTTTGTTGGCATTTCTTTACTGATTGGGCCAAAGGAAATTATGCAAATGGGGGACTTAGCCTTCTCAGCTGCAGCAGAGAAATTATTTGGCCCTGTAGGGCAAAAATTGATGCTGATTACAGTTATCATTTCTGTCCTAGGTACCCTTAATGGCTTAGTAGTCGCCAATATCCGTGCCCCTTATTTTTTAGCGTTGAGAAAAGAGTTGCCTTATAGTAAAAAAATAAGCCATCTTCACCCTAGATTTAATATCTCTCTTTTATCAGTGATGCTCAGTTTCGCCATGGTCTTGGTTTGGCTAGGCATTCATTTTATGTCAATATCATTTCCCAGTGTTCGCCGATTTGGTATCGATATTTCTAGTATTCCGATTGTGATAATGTATTTATTCTATGGGTTTTTATATATTGGTATCATGATTCGGGCTGCTAAAGGCCTGATTAAGAACAAACTTGTCGGTTTTGTTTGTCCGTTATTAGCATTAGCAGGTGCTCTGCTTATTTTATACGGTGGACTAACAGGATCAAATGGGATCATTTATCTCATCGTGTCCATGCTCATTTTAGTCAGTGGTCTTGTGCTTTATTATAGTATGCGTGTTAAGCGCAATTGA
- a CDS encoding S66 family peptidase yields the protein MQIPQRLKKGDTVAIISLSSGILGEPFMAQQKSLIEKRIKAFGLRIIYTPHALKGLEFIKANPKARAADLKWAFAQQEVKLILSAIGGDDTYQTVPYLLEDGTFKKLVSENPKLFMGYSDTSINHLMFQKLGLATYYGPAAIVDFGEFAPDMLAYTEACIHNLFSDNAPEIVSSPTWYHERTEFGPEAFGTDRQSSPETHGYEVLFGSGKISGKLYGGCLESLGELVLGGRYGDEAEVNKTYQLLCRDTHDKLLFLETSEEKPTPERVKLLLAALEKVNFFTHAKGLIVGKPQDEAYYDDYRSIYQALAEKYQLPLLYNVNFGHAHPKCILPIGQIVALDLDAKTVKLVAPLAR from the coding sequence ATGCAGATACCGCAGAGACTAAAAAAAGGTGACACAGTTGCCATTATTTCCTTATCTAGTGGCATACTAGGTGAGCCCTTTATGGCACAACAAAAAAGCTTAATCGAAAAAAGAATAAAAGCATTTGGGTTAAGGATTATCTATACACCACATGCACTAAAAGGACTTGAGTTTATTAAAGCCAATCCTAAAGCGCGTGCAGCAGACCTAAAGTGGGCCTTTGCCCAGCAGGAAGTCAAGCTGATTTTAAGTGCTATCGGTGGAGATGATACTTATCAAACAGTCCCCTATCTACTTGAAGATGGCACCTTCAAAAAGCTGGTGTCTGAAAACCCTAAGCTTTTCATGGGTTATTCGGATACCAGTATTAATCATTTGATGTTCCAAAAATTAGGGCTTGCAACCTACTATGGACCAGCCGCTATTGTTGATTTTGGAGAGTTTGCACCGGATATGTTGGCCTATACTGAGGCGTGCATCCACAACTTATTTTCAGATAATGCACCGGAAATTGTGTCTAGTCCAACTTGGTATCATGAAAGAACTGAGTTTGGTCCAGAAGCCTTTGGTACGGACAGACAATCATCTCCAGAAACACATGGCTACGAGGTGCTTTTTGGTAGTGGCAAGATAAGTGGCAAGCTATATGGTGGGTGTTTAGAAAGTTTAGGAGAGCTGGTGCTAGGTGGTCGCTATGGCGATGAAGCTGAGGTAAATAAAACATACCAACTGCTTTGCCGTGATACGCATGATAAGCTGCTATTTCTTGAGACAAGTGAAGAAAAACCAACACCAGAGCGTGTGAAGCTATTATTGGCTGCACTAGAAAAAGTTAATTTTTTCACACACGCTAAAGGGCTGATCGTTGGGAAACCACAGGATGAGGCCTATTATGACGACTACCGCAGCATCTATCAAGCCTTAGCAGAAAAATATCAGTTACCCCTTTTATATAATGTGAATTTTGGTCATGCCCATCCCAAGTGTATTTTACCTATCGGGCAGATAGTAGCCCTTGATTTAGATGCTAAGACAGTTAAATTAGTCGCACCTCTTGCTAGATAA
- a CDS encoding PadR family transcriptional regulator, whose translation MTMLKGKDIILSLLYKDALTGYEIMERIQNRLGYFVEGSTGMIYPALKKLEKEGFITSEEIIQHDKPNKKRYTICENGRTSVQDYIESPISQDKFISDFLLRAYLETNPIKELVTHEIDQITKRLAKLIADNEAVIADMAAGQLFAYEFGKNMYQTQLNFLHRYLETEIRRSNPQDNL comes from the coding sequence ATGACGATGTTAAAAGGAAAAGATATTATTTTAAGTTTGCTTTACAAAGATGCCTTAACGGGATATGAAATTATGGAGAGAATCCAAAATCGATTAGGTTACTTTGTCGAAGGGTCAACTGGTATGATTTATCCAGCCTTAAAAAAGCTTGAAAAGGAAGGGTTTATTACATCAGAAGAGATCATTCAGCATGATAAACCAAATAAAAAACGCTATACCATATGTGAAAATGGGAGAACATCGGTGCAAGATTATATTGAGTCACCTATCTCGCAAGATAAGTTTATTTCGGATTTCCTACTTCGGGCCTATTTAGAGACTAATCCGATCAAAGAGCTTGTTACGCATGAAATCGATCAAATCACTAAAAGATTAGCAAAGTTAATCGCAGATAATGAAGCTGTTATAGCTGATATGGCAGCTGGTCAACTATTTGCCTATGAATTTGGTAAAAATATGTACCAAACACAACTCAATTTTCTACACCGTTATCTTGAAACTGAGATAAGGAGAAGTAACCCACAAGATAATCTTTAG
- a CDS encoding MFS transporter: MMQHTKLVQLTMCMGIFLCMLDTTIMNIALPAIQTGLGVPLNQISWALNIYTILFAVFTIPLSRLAEIKGKHKVYLLGLLAFLIGSILSGLAPNLPILIVGRAVQSIGAAVLFPVSMTIGIASTAINKRKHIIAALGITQGIAAALGPVIGGLITQLLNWRWVFFINIPILLLACIFCLTSFNFKDETVLPVKIDWFGTACLMLALFSLVLALLNLSTWGIYSPKVIGLLLVFISATSLFLWIESKVAYPIIHLDLFKNRAFNGAAITTILSNFFMTGVSVLLPTFFTRIQGMTELTAALLLTPLAMMIFIFSPLSAIILDKVGPRWLILVGFTLMSAGYFSLFHFNASHLSQVMITCLLIGSGYGIIVGPIVVLSAADFTGELLSASQSVSGVLRQIGITLAIALFVTGLTANLTHENNLIKRDIGQAISSSNLSADRQKQTLINITNGISTQQTNKQIPRQHVSAQERQELITQQTALALKTFPLAQDNVQLTTQIKANVTEKVDKAIKETNRTINLLITKSKSLAKNGYSKAFSDIYSAAFPILILSSFSFLLFKKKDKAS, encoded by the coding sequence ATGATGCAACATACTAAATTAGTTCAACTCACCATGTGCATGGGCATTTTCTTGTGCATGCTAGATACAACGATTATGAATATTGCCTTACCAGCGATTCAAACTGGCTTAGGCGTGCCATTAAATCAAATATCATGGGCACTTAACATCTATACGATCTTATTTGCTGTATTTACCATCCCCCTCAGTCGACTTGCTGAGATAAAAGGCAAACATAAGGTCTATCTACTTGGCTTACTTGCTTTTCTCATCGGATCAATCCTGTCTGGCCTAGCGCCTAATCTGCCCATATTAATTGTTGGACGAGCTGTGCAGAGTATCGGTGCTGCCGTCTTATTTCCTGTTAGTATGACCATCGGTATTGCATCAACAGCCATTAATAAACGTAAACACATTATCGCTGCATTAGGTATCACACAAGGTATCGCTGCTGCATTAGGGCCTGTTATAGGTGGTCTGATCACACAGTTGCTAAATTGGCGTTGGGTATTTTTTATTAATATACCTATTTTGTTACTTGCATGCATCTTTTGCTTGACTAGTTTTAACTTCAAAGATGAAACCGTATTACCTGTTAAAATTGATTGGTTTGGTACTGCTTGCTTGATGCTTGCCTTATTCTCCCTCGTTTTGGCTTTGCTCAATCTAAGTACTTGGGGAATTTATAGTCCAAAAGTCATCGGCTTATTGCTAGTATTTATAAGTGCAACATCCCTTTTTCTATGGATTGAAAGTAAGGTGGCATACCCGATTATTCATCTTGACTTATTCAAGAATAGGGCATTTAATGGGGCTGCCATCACGACGATTCTCAGCAATTTTTTTATGACCGGTGTTAGCGTCTTGCTCCCTACTTTTTTTACTAGAATTCAGGGGATGACAGAACTAACCGCTGCCTTATTACTGACACCACTTGCGATGATGATTTTTATTTTTTCTCCCTTATCAGCAATTATCTTAGATAAAGTCGGCCCCAGATGGTTGATCTTAGTTGGTTTCACCTTGATGAGTGCAGGCTATTTTTCACTCTTTCATTTCAATGCAAGCCATTTGTCACAGGTTATGATCACCTGTCTTTTAATCGGCTCTGGGTACGGTATCATAGTGGGACCTATTGTCGTCTTATCAGCTGCTGATTTCACTGGAGAGCTCTTAAGCGCATCCCAAAGTGTCTCTGGTGTCCTAAGGCAAATTGGGATCACACTCGCAATCGCCTTATTCGTGACAGGTCTCACAGCTAATCTAACACATGAAAATAATCTAATCAAGCGTGATATTGGACAAGCAATCAGCTCGAGCAACTTATCAGCTGATAGACAAAAACAAACGCTGATCAATATCACAAATGGCATCTCAACTCAGCAGACCAATAAACAGATCCCACGTCAGCATGTTAGTGCACAAGAAAGACAAGAGCTCATCACCCAGCAGACTGCCTTAGCTTTAAAGACCTTCCCCTTAGCACAAGACAATGTACAGTTAACCACTCAAATAAAAGCAAACGTCACTGAAAAGGTTGATAAAGCAATAAAAGAGACAAACCGGACCATCAATTTATTGATTACTAAAAGTAAAAGCCTGGCAAAAAATGGCTATTCAAAAGCATTTTCAGATATCTATAGCGCTGCCTTCCCCATTTTAATCCTAAGTTCTTTCTCCTTTTTGCTATTTAAGAAAAAAGATAAGGCGAGCTAA
- the tkt gene encoding transketolase translates to MTFDNTDQLAVNTIRTLSIDAIQKANSGHPGLPMGAAPMAYVLWRNFLNVNPATHREWSNRDRFVLSAGHGSAMLYSLLHLAGYELSINDLKNFRQWNSKTPGHPEVDWTDGVEATTGPLGQGIANAVGLAMAEAHLAATYNRPGYEIVDHYTYALNGDGDLMEGVSQEAASLASQLKLGKLVLFYDSNDISLDGPISKSFPDDIKMRFESYGWQHILVTDGNDLAAIEAAITAAKANLDQPTIIEVKTIIGFGAEKQGTSGVHGAPLGAEGVAFAKKAYGWDYPEFTVPEEVATRFKETLGDRGEALEMDWRKTFDAYAKVYPELAKQYADAFNNVTPELELAKYELGTSAASRVTSQETIQQLSQQMPNLWGGSADLSASNNTMVKVETDFEVGNYAGRNIWFGVREFAMAAAMNGIALHGGTRVYGGTFFVFSNYMLPAVRMAALQEVPTVYVFTHDSIAVGEDGPTHEPVEQLASVRAMPNLNVIRPADGNEVIAAWRRAVTETKRPTALILTRQNLPVLDNTAELAEAGVNHGAYVISPEESGSDLEGIIIATGSEVKLAIDTQAALAASGTNVRVVSMPAQNIFDEQSAEYQAEVLPLTVTKRLAIEAGTSFGWGKYVGLTGKTLTIDTWGASAPGDKVFSEYGFTVDHAVKLYQEL, encoded by the coding sequence ATGACATTTGACAACACAGATCAACTCGCGGTCAATACGATCCGTACGCTATCTATTGACGCCATCCAAAAGGCAAACTCTGGTCATCCAGGGCTTCCTATGGGTGCTGCACCTATGGCTTATGTGCTTTGGCGCAACTTCCTAAATGTTAACCCAGCAACACATCGCGAGTGGTCAAATCGTGACCGTTTCGTTTTATCAGCAGGTCATGGGTCTGCCATGCTTTACTCGCTTCTTCATTTGGCTGGTTATGAGCTATCGATCAATGATCTCAAAAACTTCCGCCAATGGAACAGTAAAACACCAGGTCATCCAGAAGTTGATTGGACTGATGGTGTTGAAGCGACAACAGGACCACTTGGACAAGGGATTGCCAATGCAGTCGGCCTTGCTATGGCTGAAGCGCATTTAGCTGCGACATATAACCGTCCTGGTTATGAGATTGTTGATCATTATACTTATGCCTTAAATGGTGATGGTGACTTGATGGAAGGAGTTTCTCAAGAAGCAGCATCACTTGCATCACAACTTAAACTTGGTAAACTTGTTCTCTTTTATGATAGTAATGACATCTCTTTAGATGGTCCGATCTCAAAATCTTTCCCAGATGACATCAAAATGCGGTTTGAGTCTTACGGTTGGCAACATATCCTAGTGACAGATGGTAACGATTTAGCAGCCATCGAAGCAGCGATTACTGCTGCCAAAGCTAACTTAGATCAACCAACGATTATCGAAGTGAAAACAATCATTGGGTTTGGTGCTGAAAAACAAGGTACATCTGGCGTTCATGGTGCACCATTAGGTGCTGAAGGCGTTGCCTTTGCTAAAAAAGCATACGGCTGGGACTATCCTGAATTTACAGTGCCTGAAGAAGTAGCGACTCGCTTCAAAGAAACACTTGGCGATCGCGGAGAAGCTTTGGAGATGGACTGGCGTAAAACATTTGATGCTTATGCAAAAGTCTACCCTGAATTGGCGAAACAATATGCAGATGCCTTTAATAATGTGACACCAGAGCTCGAGTTAGCTAAGTATGAGCTTGGCACGTCAGCTGCTAGCCGTGTGACATCACAAGAAACAATCCAACAACTCTCACAACAAATGCCTAATTTATGGGGTGGTTCAGCAGACCTTTCTGCATCGAATAATACCATGGTTAAAGTAGAAACAGACTTTGAAGTTGGTAACTACGCAGGCCGTAACATCTGGTTTGGTGTCCGTGAATTTGCGATGGCAGCAGCCATGAACGGGATTGCTCTACATGGTGGGACACGTGTGTATGGTGGGACATTCTTTGTCTTCTCAAACTATATGTTGCCTGCAGTTCGTATGGCAGCCCTACAAGAAGTACCGACAGTATATGTGTTCACACATGATTCTATCGCTGTTGGGGAAGATGGCCCAACGCATGAGCCAGTTGAACAACTGGCAAGTGTTCGTGCCATGCCTAACCTAAACGTCATTCGTCCAGCTGATGGTAACGAAGTGATCGCTGCTTGGCGTCGTGCTGTTACAGAAACAAAACGACCAACTGCTTTGATTTTGACACGTCAAAACTTACCTGTTTTAGATAATACAGCTGAATTGGCAGAAGCTGGTGTTAATCATGGTGCCTATGTGATTTCGCCTGAAGAATCTGGCTCAGACCTTGAAGGCATTATCATCGCAACTGGTAGTGAAGTGAAACTTGCGATTGATACACAGGCAGCTCTTGCAGCATCTGGTACAAATGTACGCGTTGTATCGATGCCAGCCCAAAATATCTTTGATGAACAATCAGCTGAGTATCAAGCAGAAGTCTTACCACTTACTGTTACAAAACGTTTGGCAATTGAAGCAGGTACTAGCTTTGGTTGGGGTAAATACGTTGGCTTAACTGGTAAAACATTGACAATCGACACATGGGGCGCTTCAGCACCAGGTGATAAAGTCTTCAGCGAATATGGCTTTACAGTTGATCATGCGGTTAAACTTTATCAAGAACTGTAA
- a CDS encoding DUF896 domain-containing protein yields the protein MVTPQDIERINELARKKKTVGLTADEKVEQAELRQAYISGVKSSLRHHVESIKVVDPDGNDITPEKAKKAQFDKGLRDTL from the coding sequence ATGGTAACCCCTCAAGATATAGAACGCATTAATGAACTGGCACGAAAGAAAAAAACAGTCGGTCTGACAGCTGATGAAAAAGTGGAACAGGCTGAGCTGAGACAGGCTTACATCTCTGGTGTCAAATCAAGTTTGCGCCATCATGTAGAATCAATCAAGGTCGTCGATCCTGACGGCAATGATATCACACCTGAAAAAGCAAAAAAAGCCCAGTTTGATAAAGGCTTACGTGATACCTTATAA
- the glyS gene encoding glycine--tRNA ligase subunit beta produces the protein MMANYLLEIGLEEMPAHLVSAAATQLETRMTDFLSENRVAFETMTQFSTPRRLAVLVKGLAEASAAIDEEVKGPSAKIAKDSEGNWSKAIQGFSRGQGVTPDDLVLQGDYYYANKHIAGIATADILTTVGRDVISKMQFSTYMKWANNNFLFVRPIQWLVSLLDTQVVLFDLLDVTADKITYGHRFLFDGHITLDDALDYAPRLNEAFVVADTAARKAQIEAQIAKIAKDNNWTIYLLPSLLEEVTNLVEYPTAFVGEFDAKYLDVPEEVLVTSMREHQRYFEVRDLSGQLQPNFISVRNGNAVHIDNVAKGNQKVLVARLEDAEFFWKEDQKLKIADLIEKLKKVTFHEKIGSVHAHMHRVKTIAKKIRQAANLSADYDAKLERVADIYKFDLLTGMVGEFDELQGVMGEKYALLAGEDAQVATSIREHYLPTSADGALPETEMGAVLAMADKLDTILAFFTVGLIPSGSNDPYALRRATAGILRIIESQNWDIALPSLISELYTLDVDGFTYAKQDEVMQFINGRVAKMLEGVARYDLIEAVLATGSLDVTYLTETAKALDDKVSDADFKTSVENLARVVNLASKLTTAPSVTEATLENEFEKALFTAEQQVVLSGTSAEKLTALFSLSDLITAFFDNTMVMIDDEALKHNRLNLLADIAAKAGQLADFRRILTK, from the coding sequence ATAATGGCAAATTATCTACTTGAAATTGGTTTGGAAGAGATGCCAGCACATCTTGTCAGTGCAGCAGCTACCCAACTTGAAACACGTATGACAGACTTTTTATCAGAAAATCGTGTGGCATTTGAGACGATGACTCAGTTTTCGACACCTCGTCGTTTGGCTGTTTTGGTTAAAGGCTTAGCGGAAGCTTCAGCAGCTATCGATGAAGAAGTGAAGGGGCCTTCTGCTAAGATTGCCAAAGATTCCGAAGGTAACTGGTCAAAAGCGATTCAAGGCTTTTCACGTGGACAAGGTGTCACACCAGACGACCTTGTACTGCAAGGCGACTATTACTATGCCAATAAACATATCGCTGGTATCGCGACTGCTGATATTTTAACGACAGTTGGTCGTGATGTCATCAGCAAGATGCAGTTTTCAACTTACATGAAATGGGCTAATAACAATTTCTTATTTGTTCGCCCAATCCAATGGCTAGTTAGTTTACTTGACACGCAAGTTGTGCTATTTGACTTACTTGATGTCACAGCAGACAAAATTACCTATGGCCATCGTTTCTTATTTGACGGTCATATCACGCTTGATGATGCCCTAGACTACGCACCACGTCTTAACGAGGCATTTGTCGTTGCAGATACAGCAGCAAGAAAAGCGCAGATTGAAGCGCAAATTGCAAAAATCGCCAAAGATAATAACTGGACGATTTATCTCTTACCTAGTTTGCTTGAAGAAGTGACAAATCTTGTGGAATATCCGACTGCTTTTGTTGGCGAGTTTGACGCAAAATATCTGGATGTCCCTGAAGAAGTATTAGTTACCTCGATGCGTGAGCACCAACGTTACTTTGAAGTGCGTGATCTTTCTGGTCAATTACAACCAAACTTCATCTCAGTCAGAAATGGTAATGCAGTTCATATCGACAATGTCGCTAAAGGGAATCAAAAAGTATTAGTTGCCCGTCTTGAAGATGCAGAATTTTTCTGGAAAGAAGACCAAAAGCTTAAGATCGCTGATTTAATTGAAAAACTGAAAAAAGTAACCTTCCATGAAAAAATCGGCTCTGTTCATGCACATATGCATCGCGTTAAGACCATTGCTAAAAAAATTCGTCAGGCTGCTAACTTATCAGCCGACTATGATGCAAAACTAGAACGTGTTGCAGACATCTATAAATTTGACCTCTTAACAGGCATGGTCGGTGAATTTGATGAACTGCAAGGCGTGATGGGTGAAAAATATGCTTTATTAGCAGGTGAAGATGCGCAAGTAGCGACAAGTATTCGTGAACACTATCTGCCAACATCAGCTGATGGTGCCCTACCAGAAACTGAGATGGGTGCTGTACTTGCCATGGCAGATAAGTTGGATACTATCCTTGCCTTCTTTACTGTTGGGTTAATCCCGAGTGGGTCAAACGATCCTTATGCTTTGCGTCGTGCTACAGCTGGTATCCTACGCATTATCGAGAGTCAAAATTGGGATATCGCCCTACCTAGCCTGATTAGTGAGCTTTATACGCTTGATGTTGATGGCTTTACTTACGCTAAACAAGATGAGGTCATGCAGTTTATTAATGGTCGTGTTGCTAAAATGCTCGAAGGTGTTGCCCGTTATGACTTGATAGAAGCAGTGCTTGCGACAGGGTCACTAGATGTCACTTACTTGACTGAGACGGCTAAAGCCTTAGACGATAAAGTATCTGATGCTGATTTTAAAACATCAGTCGAGAACCTAGCACGTGTTGTGAATTTAGCAAGTAAATTAACAACAGCGCCATCTGTAACTGAAGCGACACTTGAAAATGAGTTTGAAAAGGCTCTATTTACAGCTGAGCAACAGGTTGTCTTATCAGGGACTAGCGCAGAAAAGCTTACAGCCTTGTTCTCACTATCCGATTTGATCACAGCATTCTTTGACAATACCATGGTCATGATCGATGATGAAGCGTTGAAACATAATCGCTTGAATCTATTAGCTGACATCGCCGCTAAGGCTGGTCAACTTGCAGATTTCAGACGCATCCTGACAAAATAA